In Merismopedia glauca CCAP 1448/3, the following are encoded in one genomic region:
- a CDS encoding type II toxin-antitoxin system HicA family toxin, whose amino-acid sequence MSQQNKILAKILLGASDANIPFAQLCHLLRNLGFEERIRGNHHIFTKEGVEEILNLQPKGSQAKAYQVKQIRTVIIKYNLGDRNDTSL is encoded by the coding sequence GTGAGTCAACAAAACAAAATTCTAGCTAAAATATTATTGGGAGCATCGGATGCTAACATTCCATTTGCCCAGCTATGCCACCTGTTACGCAACTTAGGCTTTGAAGAGCGAATTCGTGGTAATCATCATATTTTTACTAAGGAAGGTGTTGAAGAAATTCTCAATCTTCAACCTAAAGGTTCGCAAGCAAAAGCTTATCAAGTAAAGCAAATACGCACAGTAATTATTAAGTACAATTTAGGAGATCGAAATGACACTTCGCTATGA
- a CDS encoding type II toxin-antitoxin system HicA family toxin produces MESMLKAMGAEISEGRGSRVRIALQGVKAVFHRPHPEKETDKGSVASMRRFLTEAGMMEEAKDEHEEKDLKDDEIQEL; encoded by the coding sequence ATCGAATCGATGCTGAAAGCTATGGGAGCGGAAATCTCTGAAGGTAGAGGTTCAAGAGTACGAATTGCCTTGCAAGGTGTCAAAGCAGTATTTCACAGACCGCACCCTGAAAAGGAAACAGACAAGGGATCTGTTGCTTCCATGAGGCGCTTTTTAACTGAAGCAGGAATGATGGAAGAAGCTAAGGACGAGCATGAGGAAAAGGATCTAAAAGATGATGAAATACAAGAATTATGA
- a CDS encoding type II toxin-antitoxin system HicB family antitoxin — MMKYKNYESRVSFDDEAGIFHGEVIGIRDVITFQGESVAELRRAFAESVDDYLAFCAERGEEPDKPFSGRFVLRIKPELHKQIYLAAKQEGKSLNAWVEEKLSWQKYSA, encoded by the coding sequence ATGATGAAATACAAGAATTATGAATCTAGAGTCTCATTTGATGATGAAGCGGGTATTTTTCATGGTGAGGTGATAGGGATTCGAGATGTCATTACTTTCCAAGGTGAAAGTGTTGCAGAGTTAAGAAGAGCTTTTGCAGAATCAGTGGATGATTATCTGGCTTTTTGTGCTGAACGTGGAGAAGAACCGGATAAGCCGTTTTCCGGTCGTTTTGTACTCAGGATTAAGCCAGAGTTGCACAAGCAAATTTATTTGGCAGCTAAACAGGAAGGAAAAAGCCTAAACGCTTGGGTTGAAGAAAAGTTGTCGTGGCAGAAATATTCAGCTTAA
- a CDS encoding DUF5615 family PIN-like protein — protein MRILLDECAPRPLKRELAEYEICTVVEMGWSGKKNGELLQLMTQEGFTVLLTTDQNLRYQQNLKQAGVAVIVLVARSNRLPDLVPLIPDVCNLLNTIAPGEVIEVGGS, from the coding sequence ATGCGAATCCTGCTTGATGAATGCGCCCCACGCCCCCTAAAACGCGAACTCGCCGAATACGAGATCTGCACAGTTGTTGAGATGGGATGGTCGGGGAAAAAGAACGGTGAATTGTTGCAACTCATGACTCAAGAGGGCTTCACGGTTCTGCTTACTACAGACCAAAATTTGCGCTATCAGCAAAACTTAAAGCAAGCTGGAGTGGCAGTCATCGTTCTTGTAGCACGTAGTAATAGGTTGCCAGATTTAGTTCCTTTGATACCAGATGTTTGTAACCTCTTAAATACAATTGCTCCAGGGGAAGTAATTGAAGTTGGAGGCTCTTAA
- a CDS encoding DUF433 domain-containing protein — MTTTTPVIHSDPDILGGTPVFLGTRVPVKTLLDYLEAGDRLDEFLDHFPSVRREQAIAALELAKDMLVGYANPA, encoded by the coding sequence ATGACAACCACAACGCCTGTTATTCATAGCGACCCTGATATCCTGGGAGGAACCCCAGTTTTTTTAGGAACTCGCGTACCCGTCAAAACTTTGCTCGATTATCTCGAAGCAGGCGATCGACTCGACGAATTCTTAGATCATTTCCCTAGTGTTAGACGCGAGCAAGCGATCGCAGCCCTGGAATTGGCGAAAGATATGCTGGTGGGCTATGCGAATCCTGCTTGA
- a CDS encoding magnesium chelatase subunit H yields MFTHVKSTIRHIAPDEIKGRSLIKVVYVVLEPQYQSALSQAVRHINQNHPQLAIEISGYLLEELRSPENYADFQADMAKANVFIASLIFIEDLADKVVAAVEPHRDRLDVAVVFPSMPQVMRLNKMGSFSMAQLGQSKSAIAQFMRKRKEKSGSGFQDGMLKLLQTLPKVLKYLPIDKAQDARNFMLSFQYWLGGSPENLENFLLMLSDKYIFSGQEKLQNAEIKYQDPVTYPDMGIWHPLATTMFEDVREYLNWFSSRKDVSADLKDPLSPCVGLVLQRTHLVTGDDAHYVAIVQELESLGARVIPVFAAGLDFSKPVEAFFFDPVTKQTIVDTVVSLTGFALVGGPARQDHPKAIDSLKRLNRPYMVALPLVFQTTEEWLDSDLGLHPIQVALQIAIPELDGAIEPIILSGRDGTTGRAIALQDRIEAIAGRAIKWANLRRKPKLTKKVAITVFSFPPDKGNVGSAAYLDVFGSIYEVMKALKNNGYDLPELPESAEKLMQEVIHDAQAQYSSPELNVAYRMSVPEYEELTPYSQRLEENWGAPPGHLNSDGQNLLIYGKHFGNLFIGVQPTFGYEGDPMRLLFSRSASPHHGFAAYYTYLEKVWQADAVLHFGTHGSLEFMPGKQMGMSGDCYPDNLIGSIPNLYYYAANNPSEATIAKRRGYAATISYLTPPAENAGLYKGLKELSELIASYQTLKNSGRGIPIVNSIVDKCKMVNLDRDIELPEADARELSAEERDNIVGIVYRKLMEIESRLLPCGLHVVGKPPTAEEAVATLVNIAALDRTEEEILSLPRIIANSIGRDIDEIYRNSDKGILTDVQLLQDITMATREAVGALVKEQTNAEGRVSLVSRLNFFNMGKKEPWIESLHKSDYKKVDPDVLKPLFEYLEFCLQQVCADNELGALLKSLEGEYILPGPGGDPIRNPDVLPTGKNIHALDPQSIPTTAAVQSAKIVVDRLLARHMADTGGQMPETISCVLWGTDNIKTYGESLAQIMWMVGVRPVPDALGRVNKLELLTLEELGRPRIDVVINCSGVFRDLFINQMNLLDQAVKMAAEADEPLEMNYVRKHALQQAEEMGINLRQAATRVFSNASGSYSSNVNLAVENSTWEDETELQEMYLKRKSFAFDGDNPGIMQESRGIFESALKKAEVTFQNLDSSEISLTDVSHYFDSDPTKLVATLRADGKTPTAYIADTTTANAQVRTLSETVRLDARTKLLNPKWYEGMLSHGYEGVRELSKRLVNTMGWSATAGAVDNWVYEDTNSTFIQDEEMRNRLMNLNPHSFRKVVSTLLEVNGRGYWETSESNLDLLRELYQEVEDKIEGIE; encoded by the coding sequence ATGTTCACTCACGTCAAGTCCACCATTCGCCACATTGCCCCAGATGAGATTAAAGGCAGATCTTTGATTAAGGTGGTCTATGTCGTGTTAGAACCTCAGTATCAAAGCGCATTATCTCAAGCCGTGCGTCATATCAATCAAAACCACCCGCAATTAGCCATTGAAATCAGTGGTTATCTGTTGGAAGAACTGCGAAGCCCCGAAAATTACGCAGATTTCCAGGCAGATATGGCGAAGGCGAATGTTTTCATCGCTTCTCTAATCTTCATCGAGGATTTAGCCGATAAAGTAGTAGCTGCTGTGGAACCCCATCGCGATCGCTTAGATGTTGCGGTAGTATTTCCATCAATGCCACAAGTGATGCGTCTGAACAAGATGGGTAGCTTTTCGATGGCGCAATTGGGGCAATCTAAAAGTGCGATCGCTCAGTTCATGCGGAAGCGCAAAGAAAAGTCGGGATCTGGCTTCCAAGATGGAATGCTGAAGCTATTGCAAACTTTACCCAAGGTCTTGAAATATCTTCCCATAGATAAAGCCCAAGATGCGAGAAACTTTATGTTAAGTTTCCAATATTGGTTGGGTGGTTCTCCCGAAAATCTGGAAAACTTCTTGCTGATGCTGAGTGATAAATATATCTTCTCAGGTCAAGAAAAACTGCAAAATGCAGAGATAAAATACCAAGATCCAGTCACCTACCCAGATATGGGGATTTGGCACCCTTTAGCGACTACCATGTTTGAAGATGTCAGAGAATATCTCAACTGGTTCAGCAGTCGCAAAGATGTCTCAGCCGATCTCAAAGATCCTCTGTCTCCCTGTGTGGGGTTGGTTTTACAAAGAACTCACCTAGTTACTGGCGATGATGCTCATTATGTGGCGATCGTCCAGGAGTTAGAATCTTTGGGAGCCAGAGTTATTCCGGTGTTTGCTGCCGGATTGGACTTTTCTAAGCCCGTGGAGGCTTTCTTTTTCGATCCGGTGACGAAACAAACCATCGTCGATACAGTCGTCTCCTTGACGGGATTTGCCCTAGTGGGAGGGCCAGCCAGACAAGATCACCCGAAAGCGATCGATTCTTTGAAAAGGCTGAATCGTCCCTACATGGTGGCATTACCTTTAGTCTTCCAAACCACTGAAGAGTGGCTAGATAGCGATTTAGGCTTGCATCCCATTCAAGTTGCCTTACAAATTGCTATTCCTGAACTAGATGGGGCGATTGAGCCAATTATCTTATCTGGAAGAGATGGAACTACAGGAAGAGCGATCGCCTTGCAAGATAGAATAGAAGCGATCGCTGGACGCGCCATTAAATGGGCAAATCTCCGCCGCAAACCCAAATTAACCAAAAAAGTTGCCATTACAGTCTTCAGCTTCCCTCCAGATAAAGGCAATGTCGGAAGTGCGGCTTATCTCGATGTATTTGGTTCCATCTACGAGGTCATGAAAGCCCTCAAAAATAATGGTTATGACTTACCAGAATTACCCGAATCAGCCGAAAAGCTGATGCAAGAAGTCATCCATGATGCCCAAGCCCAATACAGCAGCCCCGAATTAAACGTAGCTTATCGGATGTCAGTTCCCGAATATGAGGAATTGACCCCCTATTCCCAGCGTTTAGAAGAAAACTGGGGCGCACCTCCAGGACATCTCAATAGTGACGGACAGAATTTACTAATCTACGGGAAGCACTTTGGTAACCTCTTCATCGGCGTTCAACCTACTTTTGGTTATGAAGGCGATCCCATGCGGTTGTTATTCTCCCGTTCTGCCAGTCCTCATCACGGTTTTGCCGCCTATTACACCTATTTAGAGAAGGTTTGGCAAGCTGACGCAGTTTTACACTTTGGAACTCACGGTTCCTTAGAATTTATGCCAGGGAAGCAAATGGGGATGTCTGGAGATTGCTATCCAGATAACCTGATTGGGAGTATTCCCAACCTCTATTACTACGCTGCGAATAACCCTAGTGAAGCTACAATCGCTAAGCGTCGGGGTTACGCCGCTACAATATCTTACCTGACTCCTCCCGCCGAAAATGCTGGATTGTACAAAGGTTTGAAGGAACTTAGCGAGTTAATTGCTTCTTACCAAACCCTGAAAAATTCTGGTCGCGGTATCCCCATTGTCAACTCCATCGTCGATAAATGTAAGATGGTGAACTTAGATCGAGATATCGAGTTACCCGAAGCTGATGCGAGAGAATTGAGTGCTGAGGAACGCGATAACATTGTCGGGATTGTCTACCGCAAGTTGATGGAAATCGAATCCCGTTTGCTACCTTGCGGGTTACACGTCGTCGGTAAACCACCTACCGCCGAAGAAGCTGTAGCTACCTTGGTTAATATCGCCGCTTTGGATCGAACAGAAGAAGAAATTCTCAGTCTTCCTCGAATAATCGCCAATAGTATCGGTAGAGATATCGATGAGATTTACCGCAACAGCGATAAGGGGATTTTAACCGATGTTCAACTGCTGCAAGATATTACTATGGCAACTCGCGAAGCCGTAGGAGCATTAGTTAAGGAGCAAACTAACGCTGAAGGACGGGTTTCTTTGGTATCTCGGCTGAACTTCTTCAACATGGGTAAAAAGGAACCTTGGATCGAGTCATTGCATAAATCTGACTATAAAAAGGTAGATCCAGATGTCTTAAAACCCCTATTTGAGTACCTAGAATTCTGTTTGCAGCAAGTTTGTGCTGATAATGAACTAGGAGCATTACTCAAAAGTTTGGAAGGTGAGTATATCCTTCCAGGGCCTGGTGGAGATCCGATTCGGAATCCCGATGTTTTACCTACAGGAAAAAACATTCACGCCTTAGATCCTCAATCTATCCCGACAACCGCCGCCGTTCAATCCGCCAAAATCGTCGTCGATAGGCTTTTGGCGCGTCATATGGCAGATACAGGCGGTCAGATGCCTGAAACCATCTCCTGCGTCCTCTGGGGTACAGATAACATCAAAACCTATGGCGAATCCCTCGCTCAAATTATGTGGATGGTAGGGGTGCGTCCAGTTCCCGATGCTTTGGGAAGAGTCAATAAGCTAGAGTTGCTGACTTTAGAAGAGTTAGGTAGACCTCGGATTGACGTAGTAATCAACTGTTCTGGAGTGTTCCGCGACTTGTTTATCAATCAGATGAACTTGCTAGACCAAGCCGTGAAAATGGCAGCAGAAGCCGACGAACCTCTAGAAATGAACTACGTTCGCAAACACGCCCTTCAGCAAGCCGAAGAAATGGGAATTAATCTGCGTCAAGCAGCCACCCGCGTCTTTTCTAATGCTTCCGGTTCCTATTCTTCTAATGTCAACCTAGCTGTAGAAAATAGCACTTGGGAAGATGAAACTGAGTTGCAGGAAATGTACCTAAAACGCAAATCCTTTGCTTTTGATGGCGACAATCCTGGAATCATGCAGGAGTCTAGAGGTATTTTTGAAAGCGCCCTGAAGAAAGCTGAAGTAACTTTCCAAAACCTGGATTCTTCAGAAATCAGCTTAACTGACGTTTCCCACTATTTCGACTCAGATCCTACTAAGTTGGTAGCAACTTTGCGCGCTGATGGGAAGACTCCCACAGCATATATTGCCGATACAACCACAGCTAACGCTCAAGTCCGTACTTTATCAGAAACCGTGCGTTTGGATGCAAGAACCAAGTTACTCAATCCTAAATGGTATGAGGGAATGCTGTCTCACGGCTATGAAGGGGTGCGGGAACTCTCCAAACGGTTAGTTAATACTATGGGTTGGAGTGCGACTGCTGGTGCGGTAGATAACTGGGTTTATGAGGATACCAATTCTACCTTTATCCAAGATGAGGAGATGCGGAATCGCCTGATGAACCTGAATCCCCATTCTTTCCGCAAGGTGGTTTCTACTTTGTTAGAAGTAAATGGTCGCGGTTATTGGGAAACTAGCGAAAGTAACCTAGATTTGCTGCGCGAGTTGTATCAAGAAGTCGAAGACAAAATTGAGGGGATTGAGTAA